One Pseudomonas entomophila genomic window carries:
- a CDS encoding TetR/AcrR family transcriptional regulator, whose translation MKVTKAQAQANRAHIVETASSLFRQRGYDGVGVAELMAAAGFTHGGFYKHFGSKADLMAEAAACGLSQNTSGTDSGGVADYLRQYLSREHRDNPASGCTLAALASDAARQPDAVKTVFADGLERLLATLQAASEPTDAADEQAERARRLGVIATLVGAITLSRACPDDSPLADDILQACRDRLLTPQ comes from the coding sequence ATGAAAGTCACCAAGGCACAAGCCCAGGCCAACCGCGCCCATATCGTCGAAACGGCGTCCTCGCTGTTTCGCCAGCGCGGCTACGACGGGGTCGGTGTCGCCGAGTTGATGGCGGCCGCCGGTTTCACCCATGGCGGCTTCTACAAGCATTTCGGCTCGAAGGCCGACCTCATGGCCGAGGCGGCGGCCTGCGGGCTGTCGCAGAACACCTCCGGCACCGACAGTGGCGGTGTGGCGGACTACCTGCGCCAGTACCTCTCCAGGGAGCACCGCGACAACCCGGCCTCAGGTTGCACCCTGGCGGCGCTGGCCAGCGATGCCGCGCGCCAGCCCGACGCCGTGAAGACGGTGTTTGCCGACGGGCTCGAGCGCTTGCTGGCAACGCTCCAGGCCGCCAGCGAGCCGACGGATGCCGCCGACGAGCAGGCCGAACGCGCCCGGCGCCTGGGCGTGATCGCCACCCTGGTGGGCGCCATCACGCTCTCCCGCGCCTGCCCGGACGATTCGCCGCTGGCGGACGACATTCTCCAGGCCTGCCGGGACCGGTTGCTGACACCGCAGTAA
- a CDS encoding UPF0149 family protein encodes MLPALSEKELDRLEDLLITYGNDYSVLNLAELNGFFTALASSPSKVNPEQWLPSVAGGKVPKFKKPAHEEAYTALMLRYASQVAEELADDIEHFEPLFEESEGEEGPAIILEEWCFGYMRGTQVAEWSELPPEQDRLLKAISLHGLEDNFELLDSMSFDELQACVPLVVEAARGLYQYQKQHRH; translated from the coding sequence ATGCTCCCCGCGCTCAGCGAAAAAGAACTCGACCGCCTCGAAGACCTGCTGATCACCTACGGCAACGACTATTCGGTGCTCAACCTCGCCGAGCTCAACGGTTTCTTCACCGCTCTGGCCAGCTCCCCTAGCAAGGTCAATCCCGAGCAATGGCTGCCCTCTGTCGCTGGTGGCAAGGTGCCGAAGTTCAAGAAGCCCGCCCATGAAGAGGCCTACACCGCGTTGATGCTGCGTTACGCCAGCCAGGTGGCGGAAGAGCTGGCCGACGACATTGAGCACTTCGAACCGCTGTTCGAGGAGAGCGAAGGCGAGGAAGGCCCGGCGATCATTCTCGAGGAATGGTGCTTCGGCTACATGCGCGGTACCCAGGTGGCCGAGTGGAGCGAGCTGCCGCCGGAGCAGGATCGTCTGCTCAAGGCCATTTCCCTGCATGGGTTGGAAGACAATTTCGAGCTGCTCGATTCGATGAGCTTCGATGAGCTCCAGGCTTGTGTACCGCTGGTAGTCGAGGCGGCGCGGGGGTTGTATCAGTACCAGAAACAGCACCGTCATTGA
- a CDS encoding asparaginase, which translates to MTSPRVSIASLGGTVSMQSAAPGQGVTPRLDCAALLASLPQLQALAQISTATLSLVPSASLAFSDMLDVQAWASAQVHAGAQAVVLTQGTDTLEETAYFLDLLWPHDTPLILTGAMRSASQPGADGPANLLAAVQVAIADGSRGRGVLVVINDQIHLAARVRKTTSLAMAAFESPGAGAIGEVVEGRPLYRQAATPRRVLPLPVQVDHQVVLLEACLDADTRLLQALGGLGYSGVVVAGFGAGHVSEAWAEALGRIAGNMPVIIATRTGNGPTALGTYGFIGGEIDLQNRGLHMAGWLCPRKCRLLLWLLIGTGRQADLAHWLQQ; encoded by the coding sequence ATGACATCACCACGTGTTTCGATCGCCAGCCTGGGCGGCACGGTCAGCATGCAGTCCGCGGCGCCGGGGCAGGGTGTGACCCCTCGGCTCGATTGCGCCGCGCTACTGGCGTCCCTGCCTCAATTGCAGGCACTGGCGCAGATCAGCACCGCCACGTTGAGCCTGGTGCCGAGCGCCTCGCTGGCGTTCAGCGACATGCTGGATGTGCAGGCCTGGGCAAGCGCGCAAGTGCACGCGGGGGCTCAGGCCGTGGTCCTCACCCAAGGCACCGATACGCTGGAGGAGACCGCGTATTTCCTCGACCTGCTCTGGCCCCATGACACCCCGCTGATCCTGACCGGCGCCATGCGCTCGGCCAGCCAGCCGGGCGCGGATGGTCCGGCGAACCTGCTGGCGGCGGTGCAGGTTGCAATCGCCGATGGCAGTCGGGGGCGTGGCGTGCTGGTGGTGATCAACGACCAGATCCACCTGGCCGCGCGGGTGCGCAAGACTACCAGCCTGGCGATGGCGGCCTTCGAGTCGCCCGGCGCTGGGGCGATAGGGGAGGTCGTGGAGGGTAGACCACTTTATCGCCAGGCTGCCACGCCACGGCGGGTGTTACCCCTGCCGGTGCAGGTGGATCACCAGGTCGTCTTGCTGGAGGCCTGTCTCGATGCCGATACGAGGCTGCTGCAAGCGCTCGGAGGCCTGGGCTATTCAGGGGTGGTGGTTGCCGGCTTTGGCGCAGGTCATGTCTCTGAAGCCTGGGCCGAGGCGTTGGGGCGCATCGCCGGCAACATGCCGGTGATCATCGCCACCCGCACCGGCAATGGCCCGACAGCCCTGGGAACCTACGGATTTATCGGCGGCGAGATCGACCTGCAGAACCGGGGCCTGCACATGGCCGGCTGGCTCTGCCCGCGCAAGTGCCGACTCTTGCTGTGGCTGCTGATCGGCACCGGGCGGCAGGCCGACCTGGCGCACTGGCTGCAGCAATAG
- a CDS encoding LysR family transcriptional regulator — MDQIHLMKVFVAVGELESFAAAARRLAISPAAVTRAVSALEEQLGVKLLLRTTRSVRLTEAGGRYLEDTRHILASIVEANEAAAGINAAPKGDLAVTAPILFGKKFVMPCIVRYLQQYPEVDVSAYFLDRVVNLVEEGMDVAVRIGQLPDSGLKALRVGRMRRLLCASPEYLERHGTPRHPSELQKHEVIAAGTLSPRTDWRFGAIDDPTLIRMKPRLTVTSNDAAIAAASAGLGIARLLSYQVADEVAAGRLQVILAEYEEAPWPIHILHRESKYGSTKVRTFIDMLAEHLRSQAHLA; from the coding sequence ATGGACCAGATTCACCTGATGAAAGTGTTCGTGGCCGTGGGCGAGCTGGAAAGCTTCGCCGCCGCCGCACGCCGCCTGGCCATCTCGCCAGCGGCGGTGACCCGCGCCGTCAGCGCCCTGGAGGAACAGCTCGGGGTCAAGCTGCTGCTGCGCACCACTCGCAGCGTGCGCCTGACCGAGGCCGGCGGGCGTTACCTGGAGGATACCCGGCATATCCTCGCCAGCATCGTCGAGGCCAACGAAGCAGCCGCTGGCATCAATGCCGCGCCCAAGGGCGACCTGGCGGTGACCGCGCCGATCCTGTTTGGCAAGAAATTCGTCATGCCGTGCATCGTCCGTTACCTGCAGCAGTACCCCGAGGTGGATGTTTCGGCATATTTTCTCGACCGCGTGGTGAACCTGGTGGAGGAGGGCATGGATGTGGCGGTGCGCATCGGCCAGTTGCCCGATTCGGGGCTCAAGGCGTTGCGCGTGGGCAGGATGCGCCGATTGCTGTGCGCCTCGCCCGAGTACCTCGAACGCCACGGCACGCCGCGCCACCCTTCGGAGTTGCAAAAGCACGAAGTCATCGCCGCCGGGACCCTGTCGCCACGCACGGACTGGCGCTTCGGCGCCATCGACGACCCGACGCTGATCCGCATGAAGCCGCGCCTGACCGTGACCAGCAACGACGCCGCTATCGCCGCGGCCAGCGCCGGGCTCGGGATTGCACGGCTGCTGTCGTACCAGGTGGCGGATGAAGTGGCGGCCGGGCGCTTGCAGGTGATCCTGGCCGAGTATGAGGAAGCGCCGTGGCCGATCCATATCCTGCATCGGGAGAGCAAATATGGCTCGACCAAGGTGCGGACCTTTATCGATATGTTGGCCGAGCATTTGCGCAGCCAGGCACATCTGGCTTGA
- a CDS encoding pyridoxamine 5'-phosphate oxidase family protein yields MQSPWHAGEKQLQEHVGVAERMEAFGQKVIRDYMPDQHRTFYQQLPFMVAGAVDAAGKPWATLLEGPEGFVSSPDPRQLLIGTDLASDDPATPGLVAGGAIGLLGIELHTRRRNRLNGLIRRSCAGQLEVVVEQSFGNCPQYIQLREYTRVDEPPQGRRDSVALDVATRALIESADTFFVASYVDQDGGQRSVDVSHRGGRPGFVRVEGNRLTIPDYAGNLHFNTLGNLLVNPVAGLLFVDFTTGDMLQVSGRTEIILDSPLISAFEGAERIWTLDIEQVVLRPAALSLRWAFQELAPTSVITGTWREAEQRLQQRERQRQWLTWRVLHIEQESRDIRSFHLQPEDGAAVAFAPGQHIPVRLRIDGKTPLIRTYSLSSAPSDGFLRISVKAQGPASHYLHQQVKVGDHLEVRQPMGSFILDQHSDRPLVLIGAGVGITPLIAMLREQLAKGQGRRIHLFHGGRTLADLPFQQELAALQQQANGLLSIHRALSRPEPQAVLAHDYDFASRLGIEQVKATLALDDYDFYLCGPANFTQDLYEGLRGVHVPDARIHAEAFGPSTLRRHTDDNQPTLQQPPPASEPVPVYFASSAKEARWAPDSGTLLELAESRGLSPDFSCRGGSCGTCRTKLVSGQVHYPNPPAELPEPGNVLICCAIPAQAEDGVQPLVLEL; encoded by the coding sequence ATGCAATCGCCCTGGCATGCAGGTGAAAAACAGCTGCAGGAGCACGTCGGTGTTGCAGAGCGCATGGAGGCGTTCGGGCAGAAGGTCATTCGTGACTACATGCCCGACCAGCATCGCACGTTCTACCAGCAGTTGCCGTTCATGGTGGCCGGTGCCGTGGACGCCGCAGGCAAACCCTGGGCGACGCTGCTCGAAGGCCCGGAAGGCTTCGTCAGCTCGCCCGATCCACGGCAGCTGCTGATCGGCACCGATCTCGCCAGCGACGATCCAGCCACGCCCGGCCTGGTGGCGGGCGGCGCCATCGGCCTGCTGGGGATCGAGCTGCACACGCGGCGGCGCAATCGCCTCAATGGCCTGATCCGCAGGTCCTGCGCCGGCCAGCTGGAAGTGGTGGTCGAGCAGTCGTTCGGCAACTGCCCGCAGTACATCCAGCTGCGCGAGTACACCCGCGTCGACGAGCCGCCGCAGGGGCGCCGGGATTCAGTGGCGCTGGATGTCGCAACCCGCGCCTTGATCGAGAGCGCCGACACCTTCTTCGTCGCCAGCTACGTCGATCAGGATGGTGGCCAGCGCTCGGTGGACGTGTCCCATCGCGGTGGCCGGCCCGGTTTCGTGAGGGTCGAGGGCAATCGCCTGACGATTCCTGACTACGCCGGCAACCTGCATTTCAACACCCTCGGCAATCTGCTGGTGAACCCGGTCGCCGGCCTGCTGTTCGTCGATTTCACCACGGGCGATATGCTGCAGGTTTCCGGGCGCACCGAGATCATCCTCGACAGCCCGCTGATCAGCGCTTTCGAGGGCGCCGAGCGGATCTGGACCCTGGACATCGAGCAGGTGGTGCTGCGTCCCGCTGCCTTATCGCTGCGCTGGGCCTTCCAGGAATTGGCACCCACCAGCGTGATTACCGGCACCTGGCGCGAGGCCGAGCAACGCCTGCAACAGCGCGAACGGCAGCGCCAATGGCTGACCTGGCGGGTACTTCACATTGAGCAGGAGAGCCGCGATATCCGCTCGTTCCATCTGCAACCCGAGGATGGCGCCGCGGTGGCCTTCGCACCTGGCCAGCACATCCCCGTGCGTTTGCGCATCGATGGGAAGACGCCGCTGATCCGAACCTACAGCCTGTCCAGCGCGCCGTCCGATGGCTTCCTGCGCATCAGCGTAAAGGCGCAGGGGCCGGCGTCACACTATCTTCACCAACAGGTGAAGGTCGGCGATCATCTGGAGGTGCGCCAGCCCATGGGCAGCTTCATCCTGGATCAGCACAGCGACCGGCCCCTTGTGCTGATCGGTGCGGGCGTCGGCATCACCCCGTTGATCGCCATGCTTCGCGAGCAACTGGCCAAGGGGCAGGGGCGGCGAATCCACCTGTTCCACGGCGGGCGCACACTCGCCGACCTGCCGTTCCAGCAGGAGCTTGCCGCGCTCCAGCAACAGGCCAATGGCTTGCTGAGCATCCATCGTGCCCTGAGTCGGCCCGAACCGCAGGCTGTGTTGGCGCATGACTACGATTTCGCCAGCCGCCTGGGTATCGAGCAGGTCAAGGCCACGCTGGCATTGGATGATTACGACTTCTACCTCTGCGGCCCGGCCAACTTCACACAGGACTTGTACGAAGGCCTGCGCGGCGTGCATGTGCCCGACGCCCGTATCCATGCCGAAGCCTTCGGTCCTTCGACCCTGCGCCGCCACACCGACGACAACCAGCCCACGCTGCAACAGCCCCCACCCGCCAGCGAGCCGGTGCCGGTGTACTTCGCCAGCTCCGCGAAGGAAGCGCGTTGGGCGCCGGACAGCGGCACCCTGCTGGAACTGGCGGAAAGCCGTGGCCTGTCGCCGGACTTCAGTTGCCGAGGGGGCTCCTGCGGTACCTGCAGGACCAAGCTGGTCAGCGGCCAGGTCCACTACCCGAACCCGCCCGCCGAGCTGCCCGAGCCCGGCAACGTGCTGATCTGCTGCGCCATCCCCGCCCAGGCCGAGGACGGTGTGCAGCCCCTGGTACTGGAGCTCTAG
- a CDS encoding SDR family NAD(P)-dependent oxidoreductase, producing MSALPSVLVTGASSGIGATYAERFAQRGHDLVLVARDQARLETLAARLRERFEVAVEVLVADLTQGDALARVEARLREDVRIGVLINNAGQGQSGGFLGQHGEGLERLIGLNVTAVTRLAAAIAPRLAEQGSGAIVNIGSVVGLAPELGMTVYGATKAFVQFLSQGLALELGPKGVYVQAVLPAATRTEIWSRSGLDINTLPEVMEVQDLVDAALVGYDRREAITIPPLQHAERWAALDGARQLLMGDLRQSLVAERYRSAQ from the coding sequence ATGAGTGCCTTGCCTTCCGTTCTTGTCACCGGCGCCTCCAGCGGTATCGGCGCCACCTATGCCGAGCGCTTCGCCCAGCGTGGCCACGACCTGGTGCTGGTCGCCCGTGACCAGGCGCGCCTGGAGACCCTGGCCGCTCGTTTGCGTGAGCGGTTCGAGGTGGCGGTGGAGGTGCTGGTCGCCGACCTCACCCAGGGCGATGCCCTTGCTCGGGTCGAAGCGCGGTTGCGTGAAGATGTGCGTATCGGCGTGCTGATCAACAACGCCGGGCAAGGCCAGTCAGGGGGCTTCCTGGGACAGCACGGCGAAGGCCTCGAACGCCTGATCGGGCTGAACGTCACTGCGGTCACCCGGCTGGCAGCCGCCATTGCACCGCGCCTGGCCGAGCAGGGCAGTGGCGCGATCGTCAACATCGGTTCGGTGGTGGGGCTGGCGCCGGAACTGGGCATGACCGTGTATGGCGCCACCAAGGCGTTCGTGCAATTCCTGTCCCAGGGGCTGGCGCTGGAGCTGGGGCCCAAGGGGGTCTATGTGCAGGCCGTGCTGCCGGCAGCCACCCGTACCGAGATCTGGTCCCGTTCCGGGTTGGACATCAACACGCTGCCTGAAGTGATGGAGGTGCAAGACCTGGTTGATGCCGCACTGGTGGGTTACGACCGCCGCGAAGCGATCACCATTCCGCCCTTGCAGCATGCCGAGCGCTGGGCCGCGCTGGATGGCGCCCGGCAGTTGCTGATGGGGGACCTGAGGCAATCCTTGGTTGCCGAGCGCTATCGCAGTGCGCAGTGA
- a CDS encoding PLP-dependent aminotransferase family protein, whose amino-acid sequence MDRNPKPDKRWHTVNAWLLRQIDSGEWPSGTQLPSVRELARLFDSSIATVQRALAELEANAYVQATPRIGYFVAKGAAQVQGFDLASVTVNVNHAVVAMLAQAASNTALSLSSAVLHDELTPQVLLNKCLATLAAKAGLPLAGLIAPPGLASLRRRIAGLMLQRGVACGPDDILVTSGDTVALELALEAVARPGATVAIETPTYYGILQTIERLGMRALPIRTHADSGMDLEHLEWALKRGKVDVVFLNPTLQNPRGFIMPDAARARLSQLAQAADVPIIEDDIFFDLVDEAQRPKAIKHYDSTGQTIYCSSFSKTVAPGYRVGWCVAGRYRDAILAQLFSRNLAVSSLAQRVLDEFIGRGYMEEHCAKLRGRLAAQAGVMETLVRSVFPLGTRYGAPQGGFIHWVELPEGTDMVALQQLAAARGCNVGASGMFFADGECGTGLRVCLGRVITPEVMGGLRVVAECAALSRS is encoded by the coding sequence ATGGACCGGAACCCCAAGCCCGACAAACGCTGGCACACCGTCAACGCCTGGCTGCTGCGCCAGATCGACAGCGGCGAATGGCCCAGCGGCACGCAACTGCCCTCGGTGCGCGAGCTGGCGCGGCTGTTCGACAGCAGCATCGCCACCGTGCAGCGGGCCCTGGCGGAGCTGGAGGCCAATGCCTATGTACAGGCCACGCCGCGGATCGGCTATTTCGTCGCCAAGGGCGCGGCCCAGGTACAGGGGTTCGACCTGGCCAGTGTCACCGTCAACGTCAACCACGCGGTGGTCGCCATGCTCGCCCAGGCGGCCAGCAACACCGCGCTGTCGTTGAGCTCGGCAGTGCTGCACGACGAGCTCACGCCCCAGGTGCTGCTGAACAAGTGCCTGGCGACGCTGGCCGCCAAGGCCGGCCTACCCTTAGCCGGCCTGATCGCTCCGCCGGGCCTGGCCTCGCTGCGCCGGCGCATCGCCGGGCTGATGCTGCAACGCGGCGTGGCCTGCGGGCCGGACGACATCCTAGTGACCTCGGGCGACACCGTGGCCCTGGAACTGGCCCTCGAAGCCGTCGCCCGGCCGGGCGCCACGGTGGCCATCGAGACACCTACCTACTACGGCATCCTGCAGACCATCGAACGCCTGGGGATGCGCGCCCTGCCCATCCGCACCCACGCCGACAGCGGCATGGACCTCGAGCACCTGGAATGGGCGCTCAAGCGTGGTAAGGTCGATGTGGTGTTCCTCAACCCGACGCTGCAGAACCCACGGGGCTTCATCATGCCCGACGCGGCGCGGGCACGGCTCTCACAGCTGGCGCAGGCAGCGGATGTGCCGATCATCGAGGACGATATCTTCTTCGACCTGGTGGACGAGGCGCAGCGGCCGAAGGCGATCAAGCACTACGACAGCACCGGGCAGACGATCTATTGCTCGTCGTTCTCCAAGACCGTGGCGCCGGGGTATCGGGTGGGTTGGTGCGTGGCGGGGCGCTACCGGGATGCGATCCTGGCCCAGCTGTTTTCGCGCAACCTGGCGGTGTCGAGCCTGGCCCAGCGGGTGCTGGATGAGTTTATCGGGCGGGGGTACATGGAGGAGCACTGCGCGAAGCTGCGTGGGCGGCTGGCGGCGCAGGCCGGGGTGATGGAGACGCTGGTGCGCTCGGTGTTTCCGCTGGGGACGCGGTATGGGGCGCCGCAGGGTGGGTTTATCCATTGGGTCGAATTGCCGGAAGGGACGGACATGGTGGCGCTGCAACAGCTTGCGGCGGCGCGTGGCTGCAATGTCGGCGCCAGCGGGATGTTCTTTGCCGATGGGGAATGCGGCACTGGGTTGCGGGTATGCCTGGGGCGGGTGATAACGCCGGAGGTGATGGGCGGGTTGAGGGTGGTGGCGGAGTGTGCGGCGCTTTCGAGGTCTTGA
- a CDS encoding NADP-dependent oxidoreductase, with protein MKAFIIDRYGKDAVGRIAEMPVPTLGDDDVLVQVHAAGVNALDVKLRNGEFKRVLPYRLPLILGNDLAGTVLRVGARVTRFKPGDEVYARPGQARIGSFAEQIAVTQQALARKPANLSMEQAAALPMVALTAWQVLVETAPLKPGQKVLIHAGSGGVGSIAMQLAKHLGAFVATTTSTGNVEWVKALGADVVIDYKRQDFTRELRDYDVVLSGLEAGTLERSVQILKPGGQLISISGPPTPEFAAEQGMAWPLRQVLRLLSRRIRKRCEAQGVRYRFVFMRADGRQLEAITRLVEEGILTPVLDQVFAFEATAQALAAVAGGRSKGKVVVRVA; from the coding sequence ATGAAAGCGTTCATCATCGACCGTTACGGCAAGGATGCAGTGGGGCGTATCGCTGAAATGCCCGTGCCCACCCTGGGGGATGACGATGTGCTGGTGCAGGTCCACGCCGCCGGAGTGAACGCCCTGGACGTGAAGCTGCGTAACGGCGAGTTCAAACGGGTGCTGCCGTACCGCCTGCCGCTGATCCTGGGCAACGACCTGGCCGGTACCGTGCTGCGTGTAGGTGCCCGTGTTACCCGCTTCAAGCCCGGCGACGAGGTCTATGCACGGCCCGGGCAGGCACGTATCGGCAGTTTTGCCGAACAGATCGCCGTCACCCAGCAGGCGCTGGCGCGCAAGCCCGCCAACTTGAGCATGGAGCAGGCCGCCGCGCTGCCCATGGTGGCCTTGACCGCTTGGCAGGTATTGGTGGAAACCGCCCCGCTCAAGCCGGGGCAGAAGGTGCTGATTCATGCGGGCTCTGGTGGCGTAGGCAGCATCGCGATGCAGCTGGCCAAACACTTGGGTGCGTTCGTCGCCACTACCACCAGCACGGGCAATGTCGAATGGGTGAAGGCCTTGGGCGCGGATGTGGTCATCGATTACAAGCGCCAGGATTTCACCCGGGAATTGCGCGACTACGATGTGGTGCTCAGCGGGTTGGAGGCAGGCACCTTGGAGCGCTCGGTGCAGATTCTCAAACCGGGTGGCCAGCTGATTTCCATTTCGGGGCCGCCCACGCCTGAGTTCGCGGCCGAGCAAGGGATGGCTTGGCCATTACGGCAGGTACTTCGCCTGCTCAGCCGCCGCATCCGCAAGCGTTGTGAGGCCCAGGGCGTGCGTTATCGGTTCGTGTTCATGCGCGCCGATGGTCGACAGTTGGAGGCCATCACCCGGCTGGTGGAGGAGGGGATCCTGACGCCGGTGCTCGACCAAGTGTTCGCCTTCGAGGCTACCGCACAGGCGCTGGCGGCGGTGGCAGGTGGGCGGAGCAAGGGCAAGGTGGTGGTGCGGGTGGCTTGA
- a CDS encoding transporter produces MAALLLQMSPIGLVIALILLLRRPPVQAALAGVAGVLLLWGLGAAQPLSAAVSGAILQDTLILFLSTACVIVPGLAFVILVERANAPQAIGAWVRELGWTPPMQVIFIVLGLAPLLEAMTGFGVSLIATVPLLMGLFSRQIGMKMALAGMVVMPWGTLGLATVIGALLAHVPAQELGSHSALVSAPVFLGLAAVALVLTGIRSLQAWLGLALVSLLFSAVLYAVNRWIGPEASGVLAGLAVAGVGLGMSWARRGALVRWPQAAWPYLALLAVIIASRGLFLLSGWDGLWVVHGTNVSWKPLASPGLALLLVVLMMVGRQGAGFPWQALVTRAQFPVATIFLFLLLSQVMVKAGFLVEAQRALQTMSGVSLASTVSLLAGLAGYVTGSNVGGTTLVMPSIAALSSAHGPWLAAMANSAAGHGALGSLSILSLVIGLAGADREEELGLIRFGFALVLLNIVIVAATGVLLLYLSGAPA; encoded by the coding sequence ATGGCTGCGCTGCTGCTGCAAATGTCCCCCATTGGCCTGGTGATCGCCCTGATCCTGCTGCTGCGCCGCCCGCCCGTGCAGGCCGCGCTGGCCGGCGTGGCCGGTGTCTTGCTGCTATGGGGCCTGGGCGCCGCGCAGCCGCTGTCGGCGGCGGTGTCCGGCGCCATCCTGCAAGACACGTTGATCCTGTTCCTCAGCACCGCCTGCGTGATCGTTCCGGGGCTGGCCTTCGTCATCCTGGTCGAACGCGCCAACGCACCGCAGGCGATCGGCGCCTGGGTGCGGGAGCTGGGCTGGACGCCGCCGATGCAGGTGATCTTCATCGTGCTGGGCCTGGCGCCGCTGCTGGAGGCAATGACCGGGTTCGGCGTGTCGCTGATCGCCACGGTGCCGCTGCTGATGGGGCTGTTTTCGCGCCAGATCGGTATGAAGATGGCCCTGGCCGGCATGGTGGTGATGCCCTGGGGCACCCTCGGGCTGGCCACGGTGATCGGCGCGCTGCTGGCCCATGTGCCGGCGCAGGAACTGGGCAGCCATTCGGCCCTGGTCAGCGCACCGGTGTTCCTCGGCCTGGCCGCCGTGGCGCTGGTGCTGACGGGGATTCGCAGTCTGCAGGCTTGGCTGGGGTTGGCGCTGGTCTCGTTGCTGTTCAGCGCGGTGCTGTATGCGGTCAACCGCTGGATCGGGCCGGAGGCGTCGGGCGTGCTGGCCGGGCTGGCGGTGGCTGGCGTGGGCCTGGGGATGTCCTGGGCGCGGCGCGGGGCGCTGGTGCGCTGGCCGCAGGCAGCGTGGCCGTACCTGGCCTTGCTGGCCGTGATCATCGCCTCCCGGGGGCTGTTCCTGCTGTCGGGCTGGGACGGGCTATGGGTGGTGCATGGCACCAACGTGTCGTGGAAGCCACTGGCTTCGCCGGGGCTGGCCTTGCTGCTGGTGGTGCTGATGATGGTCGGGCGCCAGGGCGCGGGCTTCCCATGGCAGGCGCTGGTCACCCGGGCGCAGTTTCCGGTGGCGACGATCTTCTTGTTCCTGCTGCTTTCCCAGGTGATGGTCAAGGCCGGTTTCCTGGTCGAGGCGCAACGCGCGCTGCAAACGATGTCGGGGGTGTCGCTGGCTTCGACGGTGTCGCTGCTGGCCGGGCTGGCCGGTTACGTGACAGGCTCCAATGTCGGCGGCACCACGCTGGTGATGCCGTCCATTGCGGCATTATCCAGCGCCCATGGCCCCTGGCTGGCAGCCATGGCCAACAGCGCCGCGGGGCATGGCGCGTTGGGCTCGTTGTCGATCCTGTCGCTGGTCATCGGGCTGGCCGGGGCCGACCGTGAGGAAGAGCTTGGGCTGATCCGCTTCGGCTTCGCCCTGGTGCTGCTGAATATCGTCATCGTGGCTGCAACCGGCGTGCTTTTGCTCTACCTTTCGGGAGCTCCCGCCTGA
- a CDS encoding glutathione S-transferase family protein yields the protein MPSPIKLYNFPKSGHAHRIELMLSLLELPTELVFVDLAKGEHKQPEFLAINPFGQVPVIDDNGIVIADSNAILVYLAKAYGGERWLPQDPVGAARVQRWLSVAAGPLAFGPAAARLVTVFGASFNTDEVIGRAHTLLKVIDAELAKGPFLVGDQATIADIANYSYIAHAPEGNVSLEPYPNVRAWLARVEALPGFVPMPRTVIGLQTTL from the coding sequence ATGCCAAGCCCGATCAAGCTCTACAACTTCCCCAAGTCCGGCCACGCCCACCGCATAGAGCTGATGCTGTCGCTGCTCGAACTGCCTACCGAGCTGGTATTCGTCGACCTGGCCAAGGGCGAGCACAAGCAGCCAGAGTTTCTCGCCATCAACCCCTTCGGCCAGGTGCCGGTGATCGATGACAACGGCATCGTCATCGCCGATTCCAACGCCATCCTGGTCTACCTGGCCAAGGCCTACGGCGGTGAGCGCTGGTTGCCTCAGGATCCGGTCGGTGCCGCCCGAGTGCAGCGCTGGTTGTCGGTGGCGGCCGGTCCCCTGGCCTTCGGCCCGGCGGCGGCACGTCTGGTGACGGTGTTCGGTGCCTCGTTCAACACCGATGAAGTCATTGGCCGCGCTCACACCCTGCTCAAGGTGATCGACGCCGAACTGGCCAAGGGCCCGTTCCTGGTCGGTGACCAGGCGACCATCGCCGATATCGCCAACTACTCGTACATCGCCCACGCGCCGGAAGGCAACGTGTCGCTGGAGCCGTACCCCAACGTGCGCGCCTGGCTGGCCCGTGTCGAGGCGCTGCCGGGCTTCGTGCCGATGCCGCGTACGGTCATCGGTTTGCAGACCACGCTCTGA